One Brassica oleracea var. oleracea cultivar TO1000 chromosome C7, BOL, whole genome shotgun sequence genomic window carries:
- the LOC106302377 gene encoding uncharacterized protein LOC106302377, translating into MNINNFVCDSHSVYRTGKIYGISISLILINLATLMQRADEKLIPSVAKDVKEAFNATLYDIGYLSFIRNIVQGLASPLAGLLVVSYDRPTVFAVGCLCWVLSTVAVGASHFFTQVTVGVAVNGFGHAIVYPVLQSIIADSFKDSARGFGFGLWNLIGTVGAICGTVLPTVMAGHDFLGIPGWRCAFMLLATMSAMIGVLVFLFATDPRKRKNSSFISHDHERDELMVLKGKNYDAATMEVTSTVWKESWVAIKDVTKLQTFQIIVLQGIVGLVPWNAMVFWTMWFELIGFDHNKTASLSGMFTTGQAIGSLVGGIVADKMSRIFPNSGRVMCAQFSVFMRAIFSIILLRIIPQSTSSYYIYSGRAFILFLMGLTITWCGPAINSPILAEIVPPTHRTMIYAFDRALEVSFSSFGAPLVGIMSEKVFGFDAKGIDNIKDSGREAEALSKGIMWMMAVPFVLCGLCYTPLHYLFRKDRKIDRTPSSREAEII; encoded by the exons ATGAACATCAA TAACTTTGTGTGTGATTCACACAGTGTTTATCGAACAGGAAAGATTTATGGAATATCTATCTCTCTCATTCTCATCAACTTAGCCACACTGATGCAACGAGCAGACGAAAAACTCATTCCCTCGGTTGCCAAAGATGTGAAAGAAGCATTTAACGCAACCCTCTATGATATTGGATACCTCTCATTTATAAGAAACATTGTTCAAGGACTTGCCTCTCCTTTAGCTGGTTTATTGGTCGTTAGTTATGACCGTCCGACAGTTTTCGCAGTCGGTTGTTTATGCTGGGTCCTATCAACTGTTGCAGTTGGAGCAAGCCACTTCTTCACCCAG GTTACCGTTGGTGTAGCAGTCAATGGGTTTGGACATGCAATTGTTTATCCAGTGCTTCAATCGATAATAGCGGATAGTTTTAAGGATAGTGCAAGAGGTTTTGGCTTTGGTTTATGGAATCTCATTGGTACGGTTGGAGCTATATGTGGAACCGTCCTACCAACTGTCATGGCTGGTCATGATTTCTTAGGAATCCCAGGATGGCGATGCGCCTTTATGTTGTTGGCAACAATGAGTGCGATGATCGGGGTTCTAGTGTTTCTATTTGCCACTGATCCAAGGAAAAGGAAAAATAGTAGCTTCATTTCTCATGATCATGAACG AGACGAACTTATGGTTCTTAAAGGGAAAAACTATGATGCTGCAACAATGGAGGTTACGAGCACGGTTTGGAAGGAATCCTGGGTGGCCATAAAAGATGTAACTAAGTTACAAACATTTCAGATCATCGTCTTGCAGGGAATCGTAGGTTTGGTGCCATGGAATGCAATGGTTTTCTGGACCATGTGGTTCGAACTCATTG GTTTTGATCACAATAAGACAGCATCTCTGAGCGGGATGTTCACAACCGGACAAGCAATAGGGTCTTTGGTTGGGGGAATAGTTGCAGACAAAATGTCTCGTATATTTCCAAACTCAGGGAGAGTTATGTGCGCCCAATTCAGCGTTTTCATGAGAGCTATATTCTCCATTATTCTCTTAAGAATAATCCCACAGTCAACTAGCAGTTACTACATCTACTCA GGCCGGGCCTTCATTCTTTTTCTAATGGGTCTTACCATAACTTGGTGTGGACCAGCCATTAACTCTCCAATTTTAGCTGAGATTGTTCCTCCTACGCATCGAACCATGATATATGCCTTTGATCGTGCACTCGAGGTGTCATTTTCATCGTTTGGTGCACCTTTGGTTGGTATTATGTCGGAGAAAGTATTCGGGTTTGACGCAAAAGGAATTGATAATATTAAAGACTCTGGCCGTGAGGCAGAGGCGTTGTCAAAGGGGATCATGTGGATGATGGCTGTTCCGTTTGTATTGTGTGGTCTTTGCTACACACCGTTACATTATCTTTTTCGAAAAGACCGGAAAATTGATAGAACTCCGAGTTCAAGGGAAGCAGAGATTATATGA